The genomic interval GAATGCCCAGACGTTGTTTTTCTTCCGATGCGTCTCGATGCCGCTGTCGGAGAGAAAAGCCGCCAGCCGCTCGGCCGTGCCCGCTTCCTCGCGGCTCGGCGACGGAATGCGGATCAGGTCGCGCAGCAGCGCGACCGCATCGCTGTAAAGAGTTTCCGTGTTCATGTCCGTATGTCGTTTCATGATCGAGTCCTTATTTCGTTCGGCCTCGGGCGCGAGGACTGGAGCTCCCCCGGCCTTTCCCCTTTTGCGCCGAGATACCGTTTGGAACTGTTTTCGCTCCGGATTTGCCATGTTATCGACCGGCAGGTGTCAGCGTTTCACCTTGTCTTTGTTTTGTTTCTATTTTTCTCTCCCTCTCCCTCTCCCTCTCTACGTCATGCCGGCCTTGTACAAGTTATTCGCAATCTGTTTTTTTGCCTTGTTTCCGGCTCGTGCCGTTCCCGGCCGGCCGCTCCCCCGTTTCGGGCTTGCCGTATTGCGGACCTCCTATCCCGGGCGGGTGTGGGGTTCTCGCTCCTTTTTCTCTGTTTTCTATCCTCTTTTCCTTGTACCTGAGCCCGTTTCGTTCAAATCATCCGCAGTCGTCGTTCCGCGCCTGTCGTTCGCGCCCTTTCCGGCCGGCTCCGTTCCGGCTTTCGGTACGCCGTGCCACCGTTGCCGGTCCGGGGAAATGAGATCCTGTCCGGTTTCGGAGCGGTCCGCCTCGATTGGCAAAGGAAGGCATCGTATCCGGCCGTACAGGTGTGCCGGGAGCGCGGCTTTCTTCCGGTGAGGTGCTACCCGGCTCCGCTCGCCCGGCTATGCGTCGGACCGGCTTGTCCCTGTCCGCTGGCGTACGGCCTCGAACAGCATGACGGCCGCTGCGGCCGACACGTTCAACGACTCGACGCTGCCGCGAATCGGTATGGCCAGCCGCATATCGCACAACTTGAGCACTTCCTTCGATATTCCCGTGTCCTCGCTCCCCATCACGATCGCGGTCGGGCCGCTCAGGTCGGCCTCGAACAGCAGTTTGTCGCTTTTCTCGGTTGCGGCGACGATCCGGAACCCCTCGCTCTGCAATATTTTCAGTGTGCCTCGTATGCTGCCTGCGCGACATACGGGGATCAGGCTCAGCGCCCCGGCCGAACTTTTCATCGACTCGGCATTCACCGGGGCCGAGTTCTTGAGCGACGTGACGAGTCCGTGGGCTCCTGCGCACTCGGCGCTGCGGGCGATCGCGCCGAAGTTGCGCACGTCGGTCACGCCGTCCAGCACGACGAGCAGGGGCGTTTCGTCCTCGGGAATCGATTCGAGCAGCTCGTGCAGGCCGACGTACTCGATGGACGCCGTCAGCGCTACGGCGCCCTGATGGTTACCCTGCGCGAGCCGGTTCAGCTTTTCGACCGGGACCCACTGCACCCGGATCCGGCGCTGCCGGCACAGTTCGGCCAGCTCGCCGAGCAGTATGCCGTCGGCCCCTTTCTTCAGATAGACTTTCTCGATCTGCCTTCCGGCCTCGATCGCCTCGATGATCGGCCGTAGGCCGAACAGCATGTTCTTGTTTTCCATGACGCGGTTTTTCCTAATATTCCTTGCGGCCGGGCTCCGGTCCGAAGAGCGGGCTCCGGCGGCAGCGCCGGCCGGAGCCCCGCATTCCGGCCGCATGCGGCATTCCGGACCGGTGCGCCCTTTCCCGGCGGGATGTCCCGTAGAATCGGCCGCTCCGGCTTTCTATGCTTTCAGCGAATCTTTCAGGTTTTCGAGCGTGATGCTCAACTCCTCCCAGCGGTAGGTCTGCTTCGTCAGTCGCTCTTTCATTTCGTTATAGCGGGCGTAGACCGTTCCGTCGCTCAGGTCGATGCCGTGAGCCGCCGGGTCGGCCATTTGTCGGTCC from Alistipes ihumii AP11 carries:
- the rlmB gene encoding 23S rRNA (guanosine(2251)-2'-O)-methyltransferase RlmB, yielding MENKNMLFGLRPIIEAIEAGRQIEKVYLKKGADGILLGELAELCRQRRIRVQWVPVEKLNRLAQGNHQGAVALTASIEYVGLHELLESIPEDETPLLVVLDGVTDVRNFGAIARSAECAGAHGLVTSLKNSAPVNAESMKSSAGALSLIPVCRAGSIRGTLKILQSEGFRIVAATEKSDKLLFEADLSGPTAIVMGSEDTGISKEVLKLCDMRLAIPIRGSVESLNVSAAAAVMLFEAVRQRTGTSRSDA